A genomic region of Ursus arctos isolate Adak ecotype North America unplaced genomic scaffold, UrsArc2.0 scaffold_8, whole genome shotgun sequence contains the following coding sequences:
- the FHL2 gene encoding four and a half LIM domains protein 2 has product MTERFDCHHCEESLFGKKYILREESPYCVACFEALYASTCEECGKPIGCDCKDLSYKDRHWHEACFHCSRCKSSLVDKPFAAKEEQLLCTDCYSHEYSSKCQECKKTIMPGTRKMEYKDSSWHETCFVCRRCQQPIGTKSFIPKDNQNFCVPCYEKQYALQCVQCQKPITTGGVTYREQPWHRECFVCTACKKPLSGQRFTSREEFAYCLSCFCDLYAKKCAGCTNPISGLGGTKYISFEERQWHNDCFNCKKCSLSLVGRGFLTERDDILCPDCGKDI; this is encoded by the exons ATGACTGAGCGCTTTGACTGCCACCATTGCGAAGAATCTCTCTTTGGCAAGAAGTACATCCTGAGGGAGGAGAGCCCCTACTGCGTGGCGTGCTTTGAGGCCCTCTATGCCAGCACTTGCGAGGAGTGCGGGAAGCCCATCGGCTGTGACTGCAAG GACTTGTCCTACAAGGACCGACACTGGCATGAGGCCTGTTTCCACTGCTCGCGATGCAAGAGCTCGCTGGTGGACAAGCCCTTCGCCGCCAAGGAGGAGCAGCTGCTCTGCACGGACTGCTACTCCCACGAGTACTCGTCCAAGTGCCAGGAATGCAAGAAGACCATCATGCCAG GTACCCGCAAGATGGAGTACAAGGACAGCAGCTGGCACGAGACCTGCTTCGTCTGCCGCCGCTGCCAGCAGCCCATCGGCACCAAGAGCTTCATCCCGAAAGACAACCAGAACTTCTGCGTGCCCTGCTATGAGAAACAGTACGCCCTGCAGTGTGTTCAGTGTCAAAAG CCCATCACCACCGGGGGCGTCACGTACCGCGAGCAGCCCTGGCACCGGGAGTGCTTCGTGTGCACGGCCTGCAAGAAGCCGCTGTCCGGCCAGCGCTTCACGTCCCGGGAGGAGTTCGCCTACTGCCTGAGCTGCTTCTGCGACCTGTACGCCAAGAAGTGTGCCGGCTGCACCAACCCCATCAGCG GACTTGGTGGTACAAAGTACATCTCCTTTGAGGAACGGCAGTGGCATAACGACTGTTTTAACTGTAAGAAGTGCTCCCTCTCACTGGTGGGGCGAGGCTTCCTCACAGAAAGAGATGACATCCTGTGCCCTGACTGCGGAAAAGACATCTGA